The following coding sequences are from one Acipenser ruthenus chromosome 7, fAciRut3.2 maternal haplotype, whole genome shotgun sequence window:
- the LOC117414910 gene encoding cyclin-P-like isoform X2: protein MQAMARASYCDARATLDLYRKPEEKRVPLKSWGNICQVSKDRRQQPDEEEEMKIRRKPEMERRKRRRLGICGGIDDVTAEIVETVKICWSQAELSDGEEQLSRLRGVSLAPVPRPLLRALEEAMVTLGLSYEREYSWDIFSAMMRKQSSCAFKSSELPRGFTNYMRAILVDWLIQVHESFRCTEETLYLCVHLLNSSMRLSKVNIPTFQLLGMTCLFVACKKEECLFPESTELCFLMENCFTRKQLLRMERKVLTCLKFDLSYSQPLHFLYIVHTVSQCSQQVLHLAKYFLELTLLDIECIVCEPAQLAAAALCLARRVLQERSSPEAEEAWTRAVSLYSVSESALCRIKRCMARAALRAENSETQATFMKYSIPERMEVSSNSTVLCSRYLLDCV from the exons CCAGAAGAGAAAAGAGTACCACTGAAAAGCTGGGGCAATATCTGCCAAGTGTCCAAGGATCGGAGACAGCAGCctgacgaggaggaggagatgaaGATCCGCAGGAAGCCGGAGATGGAGCGGAGAAAG AGGCGGAGGCTGGGGATCTGTGGTGGGATCGATGATGTCACGGCAGAAATTGTGGAGACTGTAAAGATCTGCTGGAGTCAAGCAG AGCTTTCCGACGGTGAGGAGCAGCTGAGCCGGCTGCGCGGTGTCAGCCTCGCCCCAGTGCCCCGCCCCCTGCTGAGAGCGCTGGAAGAGGCCATGGTCACACTGGGGTTGAGCTACGAGAGGGAATACTCCTGGGACATCTTCTCAGCCATGATG CGGAAGCAGTCAAGCTGTGCATTTAAGAGCTCCGAACTCCCCAGGGGGTTCACAAACTACATGCGGGCTATACTGGTGGACTGGCTCATACAGGTACAT GAATCGTTCAGATGTACTGAGGAGACCCTGTACCTCTGTGTTCACCTGCTGAACAGCTCCATGCGTCTGTCAAAAGTGAACATCCCCACCTTCCAGCTCCTGGGGATGACCTGTCTCTTCGTGGCCTGCAAGAAGGAGGAGTGTCTGTTTCCAGAG TCGACGGAGCTCTGCTTCCTCATGGAGAACTGCTTCACCAGGAAGCAGCTGCTGAGAATGGAGCGCAAGGTTCTGACCTGCCTCAAGTTTgacctctcctactcccagcccCTCCACTTCCTCTACATCGTCCACACCGTGTCCCAGTGCAGCCAGCAG GTGCTGCATCTGGCTAAGTACTTCCTGGAACTGACTCTGCTGGACATAGAATGCATTGTATGCGAGCCGGCCCAGTTAGCTGCTGCTGCCCTCTGTCTGGCAAGGAGGGTACTGCAGGAGAGGAGCTCCCCAGAGGCTGAGGAGGCCTGGACCAGAGCCGTGAGCCTTTACAGCGTCAG TGAATCGGCACTCTGCAGGATCAAGCGGTGCATGGCCAGAGCAGCCCTCCGTGCAGAAAACTCTGAGACTCAAGCCACGTTCATGAAGTACTCCATCCCCGAGAGAATGGAGGTCAGCAGCAACTCCACCGTCCTCTGCTCACGATACCTTCTGGACTGTGTGTAG
- the LOC117414910 gene encoding cyclin-P-like isoform X3: MQAMARASYCDARATLDLYRKPEEKRVPLKSWGNICQVSKDRRQQPDEEEEMKIRRKPEMERRKQRRRLGICGGIDDVTAEIVETVKICWSQAELSDGEEQLSRLRGVSLAPVPRPLLRALEEAMVTLGLSYEREYSWDIFSAMMRKQSSCAFKSSELPRGFTNYMRAILVDWLIQESFRCTEETLYLCVHLLNSSMRLSKVNIPTFQLLGMTCLFVACKKEECLFPESTELCFLMENCFTRKQLLRMERKVLTCLKFDLSYSQPLHFLYIVHTVSQCSQQVLHLAKYFLELTLLDIECIVCEPAQLAAAALCLARRVLQERSSPEAEEAWTRAVSLYSVSESALCRIKRCMARAALRAENSETQATFMKYSIPERMEVSSNSTVLCSRYLLDCV; the protein is encoded by the exons CCAGAAGAGAAAAGAGTACCACTGAAAAGCTGGGGCAATATCTGCCAAGTGTCCAAGGATCGGAGACAGCAGCctgacgaggaggaggagatgaaGATCCGCAGGAAGCCGGAGATGGAGCGGAGAAAG CAGAGGCGGAGGCTGGGGATCTGTGGTGGGATCGATGATGTCACGGCAGAAATTGTGGAGACTGTAAAGATCTGCTGGAGTCAAGCAG AGCTTTCCGACGGTGAGGAGCAGCTGAGCCGGCTGCGCGGTGTCAGCCTCGCCCCAGTGCCCCGCCCCCTGCTGAGAGCGCTGGAAGAGGCCATGGTCACACTGGGGTTGAGCTACGAGAGGGAATACTCCTGGGACATCTTCTCAGCCATGATG CGGAAGCAGTCAAGCTGTGCATTTAAGAGCTCCGAACTCCCCAGGGGGTTCACAAACTACATGCGGGCTATACTGGTGGACTGGCTCATACAG GAATCGTTCAGATGTACTGAGGAGACCCTGTACCTCTGTGTTCACCTGCTGAACAGCTCCATGCGTCTGTCAAAAGTGAACATCCCCACCTTCCAGCTCCTGGGGATGACCTGTCTCTTCGTGGCCTGCAAGAAGGAGGAGTGTCTGTTTCCAGAG TCGACGGAGCTCTGCTTCCTCATGGAGAACTGCTTCACCAGGAAGCAGCTGCTGAGAATGGAGCGCAAGGTTCTGACCTGCCTCAAGTTTgacctctcctactcccagcccCTCCACTTCCTCTACATCGTCCACACCGTGTCCCAGTGCAGCCAGCAG GTGCTGCATCTGGCTAAGTACTTCCTGGAACTGACTCTGCTGGACATAGAATGCATTGTATGCGAGCCGGCCCAGTTAGCTGCTGCTGCCCTCTGTCTGGCAAGGAGGGTACTGCAGGAGAGGAGCTCCCCAGAGGCTGAGGAGGCCTGGACCAGAGCCGTGAGCCTTTACAGCGTCAG TGAATCGGCACTCTGCAGGATCAAGCGGTGCATGGCCAGAGCAGCCCTCCGTGCAGAAAACTCTGAGACTCAAGCCACGTTCATGAAGTACTCCATCCCCGAGAGAATGGAGGTCAGCAGCAACTCCACCGTCCTCTGCTCACGATACCTTCTGGACTGTGTGTAG
- the LOC117414910 gene encoding cyclin-P-like isoform X1 — protein MQAMARASYCDARATLDLYRKPEEKRVPLKSWGNICQVSKDRRQQPDEEEEMKIRRKPEMERRKQRRRLGICGGIDDVTAEIVETVKICWSQAELSDGEEQLSRLRGVSLAPVPRPLLRALEEAMVTLGLSYEREYSWDIFSAMMRKQSSCAFKSSELPRGFTNYMRAILVDWLIQVHESFRCTEETLYLCVHLLNSSMRLSKVNIPTFQLLGMTCLFVACKKEECLFPESTELCFLMENCFTRKQLLRMERKVLTCLKFDLSYSQPLHFLYIVHTVSQCSQQVLHLAKYFLELTLLDIECIVCEPAQLAAAALCLARRVLQERSSPEAEEAWTRAVSLYSVSESALCRIKRCMARAALRAENSETQATFMKYSIPERMEVSSNSTVLCSRYLLDCV, from the exons CCAGAAGAGAAAAGAGTACCACTGAAAAGCTGGGGCAATATCTGCCAAGTGTCCAAGGATCGGAGACAGCAGCctgacgaggaggaggagatgaaGATCCGCAGGAAGCCGGAGATGGAGCGGAGAAAG CAGAGGCGGAGGCTGGGGATCTGTGGTGGGATCGATGATGTCACGGCAGAAATTGTGGAGACTGTAAAGATCTGCTGGAGTCAAGCAG AGCTTTCCGACGGTGAGGAGCAGCTGAGCCGGCTGCGCGGTGTCAGCCTCGCCCCAGTGCCCCGCCCCCTGCTGAGAGCGCTGGAAGAGGCCATGGTCACACTGGGGTTGAGCTACGAGAGGGAATACTCCTGGGACATCTTCTCAGCCATGATG CGGAAGCAGTCAAGCTGTGCATTTAAGAGCTCCGAACTCCCCAGGGGGTTCACAAACTACATGCGGGCTATACTGGTGGACTGGCTCATACAGGTACAT GAATCGTTCAGATGTACTGAGGAGACCCTGTACCTCTGTGTTCACCTGCTGAACAGCTCCATGCGTCTGTCAAAAGTGAACATCCCCACCTTCCAGCTCCTGGGGATGACCTGTCTCTTCGTGGCCTGCAAGAAGGAGGAGTGTCTGTTTCCAGAG TCGACGGAGCTCTGCTTCCTCATGGAGAACTGCTTCACCAGGAAGCAGCTGCTGAGAATGGAGCGCAAGGTTCTGACCTGCCTCAAGTTTgacctctcctactcccagcccCTCCACTTCCTCTACATCGTCCACACCGTGTCCCAGTGCAGCCAGCAG GTGCTGCATCTGGCTAAGTACTTCCTGGAACTGACTCTGCTGGACATAGAATGCATTGTATGCGAGCCGGCCCAGTTAGCTGCTGCTGCCCTCTGTCTGGCAAGGAGGGTACTGCAGGAGAGGAGCTCCCCAGAGGCTGAGGAGGCCTGGACCAGAGCCGTGAGCCTTTACAGCGTCAG TGAATCGGCACTCTGCAGGATCAAGCGGTGCATGGCCAGAGCAGCCCTCCGTGCAGAAAACTCTGAGACTCAAGCCACGTTCATGAAGTACTCCATCCCCGAGAGAATGGAGGTCAGCAGCAACTCCACCGTCCTCTGCTCACGATACCTTCTGGACTGTGTGTAG